A single region of the Cyanobacteria bacterium FACHB-DQ100 genome encodes:
- a CDS encoding MBOAT family protein, whose amino-acid sequence MQFLSPLYAVFLLCVIGVFWSARSTWLRSWLLFLTSLVFYASLQAQYIPLLLVATGVNYWLGRAMSVPLDWRIEDWQFAQADWSRRRLRVLCGGIFLNVLLLLGFKYVPFIFSTIGTTFNLPNLQQNANWADVHLIAPLGISFFCFECIAYLVDVYRGAPAAKGFLDFAAYKLFFAKLISGPITRYHPFAAQFSAIAAPKMPQITEGLWLIACGAIKKGLVADRLNGLVNLSFDNIQRAGSTDLWIAIVAYGFQLYLDFSGYVDVARGSALLLGIELPENFNFPYLTTSLADFWRRWHMTLGDWLRNYLYFPLGGSRQGLMRTCLNLILIMLIAGIWHGAAWGFIAWGGIHGLGLAIHRINHTIAKQFTWIEVFWSSLPGVLVGWALTQGLVFVSWVFFRLPNVDSAWQVLQRLWGYTADVQYAQKVYGEAVGLYPLQIAILFAAIALVMLLTYTLQRGLKLNLTWHLKLLLIPIYFYIVWQLAPEAGSRYIYFDF is encoded by the coding sequence ATGCAATTTCTTTCCCCGCTGTACGCCGTTTTTCTGCTGTGTGTGATCGGAGTGTTTTGGTCGGCACGATCGACGTGGCTACGATCGTGGCTGCTGTTTCTCACCAGTTTGGTCTTTTATGCGTCGCTGCAAGCGCAGTATATTCCGCTGTTGCTGGTGGCGACAGGGGTTAACTACTGGTTAGGGCGGGCGATGTCTGTGCCGCTTGATTGGAGAATCGAAGATTGGCAGTTTGCTCAGGCAGATTGGAGTCGGCGGCGACTGCGGGTATTGTGTGGCGGCATCTTTCTCAACGTACTGTTGCTGCTTGGATTTAAGTATGTGCCGTTTATTTTTTCGACGATCGGTACGACGTTTAACCTTCCAAACCTCCAGCAGAACGCAAATTGGGCAGATGTGCATTTGATCGCGCCGCTGGGAATTAGCTTTTTTTGTTTTGAGTGTATTGCTTACCTGGTGGATGTTTATCGCGGTGCGCCTGCGGCAAAAGGATTTCTCGATTTTGCAGCGTACAAACTATTCTTTGCGAAATTAATCTCAGGCCCGATTACGCGCTACCACCCATTCGCAGCTCAGTTCAGCGCGATCGCAGCGCCAAAAATGCCCCAAATCACCGAAGGACTCTGGCTCATTGCCTGCGGTGCGATTAAAAAGGGGTTGGTTGCCGATCGCCTGAATGGGTTAGTCAACCTCAGTTTTGACAACATCCAAAGAGCCGGGAGTACAGATTTGTGGATCGCGATCGTCGCCTATGGCTTTCAGCTTTACCTCGATTTCAGCGGGTATGTCGATGTAGCGCGGGGGAGTGCGTTGCTGTTGGGGATTGAGCTACCGGAGAACTTCAATTTTCCTTACCTAACCACAAGTTTGGCTGACTTTTGGCGGCGTTGGCACATGACGCTGGGCGATTGGCTGCGAAACTATCTTTATTTCCCGCTGGGTGGATCGCGTCAGGGATTGATGCGGACTTGTCTGAATTTGATTCTGATCATGCTGATTGCGGGAATCTGGCACGGAGCAGCCTGGGGATTCATCGCTTGGGGTGGAATTCACGGCTTAGGGCTCGCGATTCATCGGATTAATCACACGATCGCTAAACAGTTCACCTGGATCGAGGTGTTCTGGTCAAGTTTGCCTGGTGTACTGGTGGGATGGGCACTGACACAAGGATTGGTGTTTGTGTCCTGGGTGTTCTTCCGCCTGCCGAATGTCGATTCAGCTTGGCAAGTGTTGCAGCGCTTATGGGGCTACACTGCCGACGTGCAGTATGCCCAGAAGGTTTACGGGGAAGCAGTCGGACTGTATCCACTGCAAATTGCCATTCTGTTTGCGGCGATCGCGCTGGTAATGCTGCTGACTTATACCTTGCAGCGGGGATTAAAGCTAAATCTGACTTGGCATCTGAAATTGCTGCTAATTCCGATCTACTTCTACATCGTTTGGCAGCTTGCCCCAGAGGCAGGAAGCCGATACATTTACTTCGACTTTTAG
- the galE gene encoding UDP-glucose 4-epimerase GalE, protein MSSQKPIVLVTGGAGYIGSHAVLALQNAGYEVVVFDNLVYGHRDIVESVLKVELIEGDTNDRELLDQVFASRPFSAVMHFAAYAYVGESVTQPGKYYHNNVVGTLTLLEAMVAAGIKRFVFSSTCATYGVPQVVPIPEDHPQDPINPYGATKLMVERMLADFDPAYDFKSVAFRYFNAAGADPEGRLGEDHQPETHLIPLILMTALGQRDSISIYGTDYPTPDGTCIRDYIHVTDLAEAHVLGLDYLLKGGDSQLFNLGNGNGFSVREVIEAARKVTGKPIPAIECDRRPGDPPALVGSAEKARSMLGWNPQYADIETILTHAWAWHQKRHG, encoded by the coding sequence ATGTCATCTCAAAAGCCGATCGTATTAGTCACAGGTGGAGCCGGATATATCGGTTCTCATGCGGTTCTTGCTCTGCAAAATGCAGGGTATGAAGTGGTTGTTTTCGATAATTTGGTTTACGGGCATCGCGATATTGTCGAATCGGTTCTGAAGGTGGAACTGATCGAGGGGGATACGAACGATCGTGAGCTGCTGGATCAGGTGTTTGCCTCGCGTCCGTTTAGTGCGGTGATGCACTTTGCGGCGTATGCCTATGTGGGTGAGTCGGTGACGCAACCGGGTAAGTATTATCACAATAATGTGGTGGGGACGCTGACGCTACTCGAAGCAATGGTGGCGGCGGGAATTAAGCGTTTTGTCTTTTCTTCGACTTGTGCGACTTATGGAGTGCCACAGGTGGTGCCAATTCCCGAAGATCATCCCCAAGATCCGATTAATCCCTATGGCGCAACGAAGCTGATGGTGGAGCGGATGTTGGCGGATTTTGATCCGGCGTATGACTTTAAATCGGTGGCGTTTCGGTACTTCAATGCGGCGGGGGCTGATCCAGAAGGTCGCTTAGGCGAAGATCACCAACCGGAGACGCATTTGATCCCGCTGATTCTGATGACGGCTTTAGGACAGCGCGATTCGATTTCGATCTACGGAACAGATTATCCGACTCCGGACGGGACTTGCATTCGGGATTATATCCATGTGACGGATTTGGCTGAGGCGCACGTTTTGGGCTTGGATTATTTGCTCAAGGGCGGCGATTCTCAACTGTTTAATTTGGGCAATGGGAATGGGTTCTCGGTGCGGGAAGTGATCGAAGCAGCGCGGAAAGTGACGGGGAAACCGATTCCGGCGATCGAGTGCGATCGTCGTCCGGGTGATCCGCCTGCATTAGTCGGGAGTGCAGAAAAGGCGCGATCGATGTTGGGATGGAATCCTCAATATGCAGATATCGAAACGATCCTGACCCACGCTTGGGCATGGCATCAAAAACGACACGGGTAA
- a CDS encoding HetZ-related protein 2, which produces MTRAEQIASDLRSRLQTELPRSNETTRESIIRWLLGEDLDRFDSYTPERLDIEIQAMDYRYRILVQRYYEAPPQRAYKNLIQRLGSIFVIRNKISTWIALSRDRQTTVIDVLQEVIQDLLQNDKYMQEQVSWIAQCTNDPRIRNAIVLTATEEYCLRPIRNQPLLVYRFVNYQKRTQRGGMTQVPAADFIRLVSEEIAPDDSEGSVSLLDGQAVAQFQEEQSLQQQQELRSEIVQQFETYLTEKIGAEAAQWLRLYLQGKTQEAIAQRLDMPIKQVYRLREKVNYHAVRVFAQKSQPELVTEWLGH; this is translated from the coding sequence ATGACACGAGCAGAACAAATCGCATCCGACTTGCGATCGCGGCTACAAACCGAACTTCCACGCAGCAACGAAACCACCCGCGAGAGCATTATCCGATGGTTGCTCGGTGAGGATCTCGATCGCTTCGATAGCTACACGCCAGAGCGCCTTGATATCGAAATTCAGGCAATGGATTACCGCTATCGCATTCTGGTGCAGCGCTACTACGAAGCGCCCCCCCAGCGCGCTTATAAGAACTTAATCCAGCGTCTAGGAAGCATCTTTGTCATCAGAAATAAAATTAGTACCTGGATTGCCTTATCCCGCGATCGTCAAACCACCGTGATCGATGTTCTGCAAGAAGTGATTCAGGACTTATTGCAGAACGATAAATATATGCAGGAGCAGGTCAGTTGGATTGCTCAATGCACCAACGATCCCCGGATTCGCAACGCGATCGTTCTCACCGCCACCGAGGAATATTGTCTCCGTCCGATTCGCAATCAGCCGCTACTCGTCTATCGCTTTGTCAATTACCAGAAGCGCACCCAGCGCGGCGGCATGACCCAAGTTCCAGCCGCCGACTTTATCCGCCTAGTCTCCGAAGAGATTGCACCGGATGATTCCGAAGGTTCAGTCAGCTTGCTCGATGGGCAGGCGGTGGCTCAGTTTCAGGAAGAGCAGAGCCTCCAGCAGCAGCAAGAACTCCGAAGCGAGATCGTGCAGCAGTTTGAGACCTATCTCACCGAAAAAATCGGAGCGGAAGCGGCGCAGTGGCTCCGACTGTATTTGCAGGGTAAAACGCAAGAAGCGATCGCGCAGCGTCTCGATATGCCAATTAAGCAAGTGTATCGATTGCGCGAGAAGGTGAATTACCATGCGGTGCGAGTGTTTGCCCAGAAGAGTCAGCCGGAACTGGTCACAGAGTGGCTGGGGCATTGA
- a CDS encoding VCBS repeat-containing protein, translating into MCTNSLPDLVDSSASLLGLSSTAEKKPLQTSIAPQNQGLRSALQPGSASTVTTLLSRNAATGAAQIWSVNGSTPVTRQDLPTETDDNWQVSGIADFNRDGQQDLLWFNSQTGAVRIWQQNNGAVQSIALGTAGGGGWYIGGLADFNSDGSTDIIWHNRRDGQAALWFLNNTRLASGAFIGSSGAGDWRVQGIADQNADRAPDLVWFNPSTGETATWLLNQGKLAQGLFLNPAPSKDWKLSGLGDFNGNGSSDLFWRNDRTGETQFWLYNGTQRTGIRTGNSISSDWQALAATDLNRDSTIDLLWRNSSTGELLAWFVQNGSVSNSATVLTESELNWQPIAALERSTSPLITPTQTVSPPKAPISNSSLATAENQAPTFSRRDRVDANNLNDFYRFTIGQSGIFTAGLTGLTGDADVRLIQDANGNGAIDNGEILAWQWERGLKDESIRRFIAPGAYFVQVLSYNNQAADFTVSTNFTAAASDDQQFRIQLNFADSLNGLTSAARDAINQAAKFWESAILSRSAITQSNILPIALIGQNLMAQDGTADAGTLALSGPSLTLDAANNLVITRGSSTLNTRRLAEFNANPLYLRDIMIHEFAHVLGLGTIWQPLRFSFTDGSTETAGKDWIDRATATYRADSYAGRAYGDLIGSFTPTAIPIEPQIFYHWDETRFDTELMTPFAEVAGTLMPLSSLTLGSLRDLGWNVNFGAVQPYSPPVNAAITASTPGTQSTSQKPSARLAAYKCGCGRCLAAARTELIAPKLTDQIAA; encoded by the coding sequence ATGTGTACTAATTCTTTGCCGGATCTGGTCGATTCGTCGGCATCCCTGCTGGGTTTAAGTTCTACTGCTGAAAAAAAACCGTTGCAGACCTCGATCGCGCCACAAAATCAAGGACTTCGATCCGCGCTCCAACCCGGCAGTGCTTCTACAGTTACAACTCTACTTTCTCGCAACGCCGCAACGGGCGCAGCGCAAATCTGGTCGGTGAATGGCTCTACCCCCGTCACTCGTCAAGACTTGCCCACCGAAACCGATGACAACTGGCAAGTTTCAGGCATTGCTGATTTTAACCGCGACGGACAGCAAGACTTACTGTGGTTTAACTCCCAAACCGGAGCCGTCAGAATCTGGCAACAGAATAATGGGGCGGTTCAATCGATCGCGCTTGGCACCGCCGGAGGCGGAGGTTGGTACATCGGAGGCTTAGCCGATTTCAACAGCGACGGCTCTACGGATATCATTTGGCACAATCGACGCGACGGACAAGCAGCCCTTTGGTTTCTCAACAACACAAGGCTTGCATCTGGAGCGTTTATCGGCTCCAGTGGGGCAGGCGACTGGCGGGTTCAAGGCATCGCCGATCAGAATGCCGATCGCGCTCCCGATCTAGTTTGGTTCAATCCCAGCACAGGAGAAACCGCGACCTGGTTACTCAATCAGGGAAAACTGGCTCAGGGACTATTCTTGAATCCGGCTCCCAGCAAAGATTGGAAGCTGTCAGGCTTGGGAGACTTCAACGGAAACGGCAGTTCCGACTTGTTTTGGCGCAACGATCGCACCGGTGAAACACAGTTTTGGTTATACAACGGCACACAGCGCACGGGAATTAGAACCGGAAACTCAATCAGTTCCGATTGGCAGGCTTTAGCCGCAACCGATCTTAACCGCGACAGCACGATCGATTTACTCTGGCGCAATTCCTCGACCGGAGAACTACTTGCCTGGTTTGTGCAAAACGGCAGTGTCAGCAATTCTGCGACCGTCCTGACCGAATCCGAATTAAACTGGCAGCCGATCGCCGCGCTCGAACGCTCGACCTCCCCACTCATCACGCCCACGCAAACGGTTTCGCCCCCCAAAGCCCCCATCAGCAACAGCAGTCTAGCCACCGCTGAAAACCAAGCGCCAACCTTCTCTCGCCGCGATCGCGTCGATGCAAATAACCTCAATGATTTCTATCGCTTTACGATCGGGCAGTCTGGCATTTTCACGGCTGGGCTGACTGGACTTACAGGCGACGCAGACGTGCGTTTGATTCAAGACGCAAATGGCAATGGCGCGATCGACAACGGCGAAATTCTGGCATGGCAATGGGAACGCGGCTTAAAAGACGAATCAATTCGCAGATTCATCGCCCCCGGCGCTTACTTTGTACAGGTGCTGAGCTACAACAATCAAGCCGCTGATTTTACCGTTTCTACAAACTTCACCGCCGCTGCTAGTGATGATCAGCAGTTTCGCATTCAGCTCAATTTTGCCGACTCTCTGAACGGACTCACTTCCGCAGCGCGAGATGCGATCAATCAAGCCGCGAAGTTTTGGGAAAGCGCAATTCTCAGCCGCAGCGCCATCACTCAGTCGAATATCCTGCCGATCGCGCTCATCGGACAGAACCTAATGGCTCAAGACGGCACAGCAGATGCCGGAACACTAGCGCTATCTGGGCCTTCGCTGACACTCGATGCCGCAAATAATCTTGTGATCACTCGTGGCAGCAGCACCTTAAACACACGCAGACTCGCCGAATTTAACGCCAATCCGCTCTATCTGCGTGACATCATGATTCATGAATTCGCGCATGTTCTCGGCCTCGGCACGATTTGGCAACCGTTACGCTTCTCGTTTACGGATGGCTCAACCGAAACCGCTGGAAAAGACTGGATCGATCGCGCCACCGCTACCTATCGTGCAGACAGCTACGCAGGACGGGCTTACGGCGACCTGATTGGCAGCTTTACGCCGACCGCAATTCCGATCGAGCCGCAAATCTTCTACCACTGGGATGAGACGCGATTTGATACCGAACTGATGACCCCATTCGCTGAAGTCGCTGGTACATTAATGCCATTAAGCAGTTTGACGCTCGGATCGCTGCGGGATTTGGGCTGGAACGTGAATTTTGGCGCAGTCCAACCCTATTCACCACCCGTAAACGCCGCAATCACCGCTTCTACCCCTGGAACTCAATCTACTTCTCAAAAACCCTCTGCTCGACTTGCCGCTTATAAATGTGGTTGCGGTCGTTGTCTTGCCGCAGCCCGGACAGAATTGATTGCACCGAAATTAACCGACCAGATTGCGGCTTAA
- a CDS encoding amidohydrolase, translating to MVSTFLSSPSVDLSQIRLEIRSLQAQLVTWRRQLHQRPELGFREELTAEFITEKLKQWGIPHQTGIARTGIVATIAGNRPGRVLAIRADMDALPIQEQNEVSYKSQHDGVMHACGHDGHVTIALGTAYYLSQHRDFPGTVKFIFQPAEEGPGGAKPMIEAGVLKNPTVDSIIGLHLWNNLPLGTVGVRTGALMAAVETFEVIILGKGGHGAIPQQTIDSIVVGAQVVNALQTIVARNIDPIESAVVTVGAFHAGNACNVIAASAHLKGTVRYFNPNYAGYFKQRIEQIVAGICQAHGATYELNYQPLYPPVINDGAVADRVRSVAETVVESPIGVVPNCQTMGGEDMSFFLQEVPGCYFFLGSANSKIGLDYPHHHPRFDFDETVLGMGVEIFVRYVEQG from the coding sequence ATGGTTTCTACTTTTCTGAGTTCACCTTCGGTTGATCTCTCTCAGATTCGACTTGAGATCCGATCGCTCCAAGCCCAACTGGTCACTTGGCGCAGACAATTACACCAGCGTCCAGAACTCGGTTTTCGAGAAGAGTTAACCGCCGAGTTTATCACCGAAAAACTCAAGCAGTGGGGGATTCCCCACCAAACCGGAATTGCAAGAACGGGAATTGTCGCAACGATCGCGGGAAATCGCCCCGGTCGCGTGTTAGCGATTCGCGCCGACATGGATGCGCTACCGATTCAGGAGCAGAATGAGGTTTCGTATAAATCACAGCATGACGGCGTGATGCACGCTTGCGGACATGATGGGCATGTGACGATCGCGCTTGGAACTGCTTATTACTTGTCCCAGCATCGCGATTTTCCGGGTACCGTTAAGTTCATTTTTCAGCCTGCGGAAGAAGGGCCAGGTGGGGCAAAACCGATGATCGAGGCAGGCGTTCTCAAAAATCCAACGGTTGATTCGATTATTGGATTGCATTTGTGGAATAATTTACCGCTCGGAACGGTTGGCGTTCGGACAGGCGCATTAATGGCAGCCGTTGAGACGTTTGAGGTGATTATTCTGGGTAAAGGTGGACACGGCGCAATTCCGCAGCAAACGATCGATTCGATCGTCGTCGGGGCGCAAGTGGTAAATGCGCTGCAAACGATCGTGGCGCGAAATATTGATCCGATCGAGTCTGCGGTTGTCACGGTGGGTGCCTTTCACGCCGGAAATGCTTGTAATGTGATTGCCGCCTCAGCCCACCTTAAAGGAACTGTGCGCTATTTCAATCCGAACTATGCAGGCTACTTTAAGCAGCGGATTGAGCAGATTGTAGCGGGTATTTGTCAGGCGCATGGAGCGACTTACGAATTGAATTATCAGCCGCTGTATCCGCCCGTGATCAATGATGGTGCAGTTGCGGACAGGGTGCGATCGGTGGCTGAAACTGTAGTCGAGTCGCCGATCGGCGTTGTGCCAAACTGTCAGACGATGGGCGGCGAGGATATGTCATTCTTTTTGCAGGAAGTTCCAGGCTGTTATTTTTTCCTAGGTTCTGCCAATTCAAAAATTGGACTAGATTATCCACATCATCACCCGCGATTTGATTTTGATGAGACGGTCTTGGGAATGGGTGTTGAAATCTTTGTCAGGTATGTAGAGCAGGGTTGA
- the prfC gene encoding peptide chain release factor 3, with amino-acid sequence MAIELESELQKAVERRRNFAIISHPDAGKTTLTEKLLLYGGAIHEAGAVKARRAQRHATSDWMAMEQQRGISITSTVLQFEYQACQINLLDTPGHQDFSEDTYRTLAAADNAVMLIDAAKGLEPQTRKLFEVCRMRSLPIFTFVNKLDRPGRSPIELMDEIEQELGMQTYAVNYPIGMGDQFKGVFDRRTRQIHLFERSLHGKREAVNTVVDLGDPNIEALLEKDLYYQFKDELELIEGIGSEFDLDAIHNGQMTPIFFGSAMTNFGVELFLNSFLDYALKPGTHHSTKGEIEPTYPEFSGFVFKLQANMDPKHRDRVAFVRVCSGKFEKDMVVSHARTGKTVRLSRPQKLFAQDREVIEEAYPGDVIGLNNPGVFAIGDTIYMGQKLEYEGIPCFSPELFAFLRNPNPSKFKQFRKGVSELREEGAVQIMYSADEAKRDPILAAVGQLQMEVVQFRLQNEYGVETTVEYLPYTVARWVDGGWEALQKVGRIFNTLAVKDSWERPVLLFRNEWNCQQLQGDHPELKLSAIAPVVAGKQPVDI; translated from the coding sequence ATGGCGATCGAACTTGAATCCGAATTGCAAAAAGCCGTAGAGCGGCGACGAAATTTCGCGATTATCTCTCACCCAGATGCCGGAAAGACGACTCTGACCGAAAAGCTGCTGCTGTACGGAGGAGCGATTCACGAAGCGGGCGCAGTAAAGGCGCGTCGTGCTCAACGCCACGCGACCTCCGACTGGATGGCGATGGAACAACAGCGGGGAATTTCGATCACTTCAACGGTGCTGCAATTTGAGTATCAGGCGTGTCAGATTAATTTGCTCGATACGCCCGGACACCAAGATTTTAGTGAAGATACGTATCGCACTCTAGCGGCAGCAGATAATGCGGTGATGCTGATCGATGCGGCGAAAGGCTTGGAGCCTCAGACCCGCAAGTTGTTTGAAGTCTGCCGGATGCGATCGCTGCCGATTTTTACCTTTGTGAATAAGCTCGATCGTCCTGGACGCTCTCCGATCGAACTGATGGATGAGATTGAGCAAGAGTTAGGGATGCAGACTTATGCGGTGAATTATCCGATCGGCATGGGCGATCAGTTTAAGGGCGTATTTGATCGTCGCACTCGGCAGATTCACCTGTTTGAGCGCAGTCTGCACGGAAAGCGAGAAGCAGTGAATACGGTGGTTGATTTAGGTGATCCGAATATCGAAGCGCTTTTGGAGAAGGATCTTTATTATCAGTTCAAGGACGAATTGGAACTGATTGAAGGGATCGGTTCAGAATTCGATCTCGATGCAATTCACAACGGTCAAATGACTCCGATCTTTTTCGGGAGTGCGATGACGAATTTCGGGGTGGAGTTGTTCTTGAATTCGTTCTTGGATTATGCGCTGAAGCCGGGAACGCATCACAGTACCAAAGGTGAGATCGAACCGACGTATCCGGAGTTCTCTGGCTTTGTGTTTAAGCTTCAGGCGAATATGGATCCAAAACACCGCGATCGTGTCGCTTTTGTACGGGTCTGTTCTGGCAAGTTTGAGAAAGATATGGTGGTGAGCCATGCGCGAACCGGGAAAACGGTGCGGTTATCGCGTCCTCAGAAGTTGTTTGCTCAAGATCGGGAAGTGATCGAAGAAGCGTATCCGGGGGATGTGATCGGGTTGAATAATCCGGGGGTGTTCGCGATCGGGGACACGATTTATATGGGGCAGAAGCTAGAGTACGAGGGGATTCCTTGTTTCTCGCCGGAACTCTTTGCGTTCTTGCGAAATCCGAATCCGTCGAAGTTCAAGCAGTTTCGTAAGGGTGTTTCTGAACTGCGCGAAGAAGGTGCGGTTCAAATCATGTATTCGGCGGATGAAGCGAAACGCGATCCGATTTTGGCAGCGGTTGGACAGTTGCAGATGGAAGTGGTGCAATTCAGGCTGCAAAACGAATACGGGGTGGAAACGACCGTTGAGTATCTGCCGTATACGGTGGCGCGCTGGGTGGATGGCGGTTGGGAAGCCCTGCAAAAAGTGGGGCGGATTTTTAACACGCTCGCTGTAAAAGATAGCTGGGAGCGTCCGGTCTTGCTTTTCCGCAACGAGTGGAATTGTCAGCAGCTTCAAGGGGATCATCCGGAGTTGAAGCTGAGCGCTATCGCGCCTGTGGTGGCTGGGAAGCAACCTGTGGATATTTAG
- a CDS encoding phosphomannose isomerase type II C-terminal cupin domain gives MKNQRSEDTVSDRAAEDVTEIRHWGTVTLLEDAKRYRINRIEIKPGAHISTQMHYHRSEHWIVVSGTAKVICNGEEKMVMQKQSTYVPMGTPHRVENPGVIPLVMIEVQNGEYLGEDDIVRFEKDSNV, from the coding sequence ATGAAGAACCAACGCTCTGAAGACACAGTGAGCGATCGCGCTGCTGAGGACGTAACGGAAATTCGGCATTGGGGAACGGTGACGCTTTTAGAAGATGCGAAGCGCTATCGGATCAACCGAATTGAGATCAAGCCGGGAGCGCACATCAGCACTCAAATGCACTATCACCGCAGCGAACATTGGATCGTGGTTTCTGGAACGGCAAAAGTAATCTGCAACGGCGAAGAGAAAATGGTGATGCAGAAGCAATCCACCTACGTACCGATGGGAACGCCGCATCGAGTGGAAAATCCAGGTGTGATTCCGCTCGTGATGATCGAAGTGCAGAACGGTGAATATCTGGGTGAGGATGACATTGTTCGATTTGAAAAAGACTCGAACGTTTGA
- a CDS encoding DUF4870 domain-containing protein, with amino-acid sequence MQTTDRQKLLSALCHGSIFFSATIVSIGIPIVILLITDDWVIKDNAREALNFHINLFAYGILASLFFATVIGIPIALILGGGLLICSWLLPILAIVKVLDNPGQPYRYPFILRLL; translated from the coding sequence ATGCAAACCACCGATCGCCAAAAACTCCTCTCTGCACTCTGTCACGGCTCAATTTTCTTCAGCGCCACGATCGTATCCATTGGCATCCCGATCGTCATTCTGCTCATCACCGACGACTGGGTAATTAAAGACAACGCCCGCGAAGCACTAAACTTTCATATCAATTTGTTCGCTTATGGCATTCTGGCAAGTCTTTTCTTCGCCACTGTCATTGGCATCCCGATCGCGCTCATTCTCGGAGGCGGACTGCTGATCTGTAGCTGGCTACTGCCGATTCTCGCGATCGTCAAGGTGCTTGATAATCCAGGTCAACCGTACCGCTACCCATTTATCCTCCGATTACTGTAA
- a CDS encoding superoxide dismutase: MAFELQPLPYAYDALEPYIDATTMQIHHDKHHAAYVNNLNAAIEKYSDLQSKSVDELVTDLNQVPEDVRTAVRNNAGGHVNHTMFWEIMGSNGRGEPTGAIAEAINNTFGSFDAFKQQFNDAGVKRFGSGWVWLVRSAQGDLKIISTPNQDSPLTEGHTPILGNDVWEHAYYLKYQNRRPEYLNAWWNVLNWEEINRRFDAAFSGR; this comes from the coding sequence ATGGCTTTTGAATTGCAACCGCTCCCTTATGCTTACGACGCTCTAGAGCCTTACATTGATGCCACTACGATGCAGATTCACCACGACAAGCACCATGCTGCTTACGTGAATAACTTGAACGCTGCGATCGAGAAATACAGCGATCTGCAAAGCAAGTCGGTTGACGAACTCGTGACTGATCTAAACCAAGTTCCTGAAGATGTGCGGACTGCGGTTCGCAACAATGCCGGGGGGCACGTCAATCACACGATGTTCTGGGAAATTATGGGGTCGAATGGTCGAGGTGAGCCGACAGGTGCGATCGCCGAGGCAATTAATAATACGTTTGGTAGCTTTGATGCCTTCAAGCAGCAGTTTAATGATGCGGGCGTGAAGCGATTTGGTAGCGGTTGGGTTTGGTTAGTTCGATCGGCTCAAGGCGATCTCAAAATTATTTCCACACCGAACCAAGATAGCCCACTGACTGAGGGACATACCCCGATTCTGGGTAATGATGTCTGGGAACACGCTTACTATCTGAAATATCAGAACCGTCGTCCCGAATACCTCAACGCTTGGTGGAATGTATTGAACTGGGAAGAGATCAACCGCCGATTTGATGCAGCCTTTAGCGGTCGATAA